One Mercurialis annua linkage group LG3, ddMerAnnu1.2, whole genome shotgun sequence DNA window includes the following coding sequences:
- the LOC126673024 gene encoding two-component response regulator ORR22-like, whose amino-acid sequence MSCGTLQSHNKLELDTSLLKVQILVVDDDTTSLAIVSSTLKTFSLQVVTVRNSFEALSTLRAKHDDEFDLVITELHMPGMNGSQLQRQIDKEFNIPVILMSSDDHQSVILQSLESGAVFYMVKPVNQQDLKNVWQYAVEAKKSKSVVGNQEMGNNDDEASSSNPKSNDSEDNNSASSVNNEDCNNKKKKGKKRTRDGEEEEAPAPPKKPKVVWTNTLHNRFLQALSHLGLDKAVPKRILEFMNVPGLTRENVASHLQKYRMFLKKVAERGLWSPQNLSERALRSSFATGYSPYLFRNTLHDYAQLPGLQYPRFQPGYAPNYPYGLSGYANFGLSRYPNPPSPATTNYAPHFSFGQTGPSNFQLGSVFGNGAHLARMTPGLMPPNTTGLDGGMQMYQHPNQARSTPPPYLQFGSTGIGSTNFASTSTNLGTFNNNSYASPLNPSGGYAGIRLTNDGELIGSGQVRFNGNGLSPTGLGSMNWNENYNLNSNAQVITNGTIGQFSSAGFTNNLSPSADFGIANLFSATSTVGNQENGSLLPTMGSDEEDNDEFAFNLLNDQQVLGEDELSELLFGSINLTTPNQVQQENAERVNFPSSPYHLEMNPQLHDLLNAEFSTSCTLSDKTAHTEQSSAQGQEMEETMNPFANNVTLALGENYYPSFELQLYGNTSSGESSTQSELNNVNAGATEDEAWGEDFLDFLLGNEPF is encoded by the exons TTGTTACAGTTAGAAATTCTTTCGAAGCTTTATCAACTCTTCGCGCAAAACATGATGATGAATTCGACTTGGTTATCACTGAACTTCACATGCCTGGAATGAATGGCTCACAACTGCAAAGACAAATCGATAAAGAATTCAACATTCCTGTTATTC TTATGTCATCTGATGATCATCAAAGTGTAATTCTACAAAGTTTAGAAAGCGGAGCAGTGTTTTATATGGTAAAACCAGTGAACCAGCAAGATTTGAAAAACGTTTGGCAATACGCAGTAGAAGCTAAGAAAAGTAAGTCAGTAGTTGGTAATCAAGAAATGGGGAACAATGACGATGAAGCATCATCATCCAATCCGAAAAGTAATGATTCGGAGGATAACAATTCGGCATCATCAGTGAATAATGAAGATTGTAATAACAAAAAGAAGAAAGGGAAAAAGAGAACAAGAGACGGGGAGGAAGAAGAAGCGCCAGCTCCACCCAAAAAGCCTAAGGTGGTGTGGACTAATACACTTCACAACCGATTCTTGCAGGCCCTCAGTCACTTGGGACTCGACA AGGCTGTGCCAAAGAGAATTCTTGAATTCATGAATGTTCCGGGGCTTACCAGAGAAAATGTTGCTAGCCATTTACAG AAATATCGAATGTTCCTGAAGAAGGTTGCAGAAAGAGGTCTTTGGTCACCACAGAATTTATCAGAAAGGGCACTTCGATCATCCTTCGCAACTGGTTATTCCCCCTATTTGTTCAGAAATACCCTTCATGATTATGCACAGTTGCCCGGACTGCAGTATCCCAGGTTCCAACCTGGATATGCACCCAATTATCCTTATGGCCTTTCTGGTTATGCCAACTTTGGCCTCTCCCGCTATCCTAATCCACCATCGCCTGCAACCACCAATTATGCGCCTCACTTCAGCTTTGGACAAACTGGTCCTTCTAATTTCCAGCTAGGATCAGTGTTTGGCAACGGAGCTCATCTTGCTCGTATGACTCCTGGGTTAATGCCACCAAACACCACGGGGCTTGACGGTGGAATGCAAATGTACCAGCACCCAAATCAAGCAAGATCAACTCCTCCCCCATATCTCCAATTCGGCTCAACTGGAATTGGCTCTACTAATTTCGCGTCAACCAGTACCAACTTGGGAACTTTTAACAATAATTCTTATGCATCACCTTTGAATCCCAGTGGGGGCTATGCTGGAATTCGTTTAACTAATGACGGGGAGCTGATTGGGTCCGGCCAAGTCCGGTTCAATGGGAATGGGCTATCACCCACTGGCTTGGGTTCCATGAATTGGAACGAGAATTACAATCTGAACAGCAATGCACAAGTGATTACGAATGGGACAATAGGACAATTTTCTTCAGCTGGTTTCACTAACAATTTGAGTCCTTCTGCTGATTTCGGGATTGCTAACCTATTTTCAGCAACATCGACTGTTGGAAATCAAGAAAATGGTTCATTGTTGCCTACTATGGGGAGTGACGAAGAGGATAATGATGAATTTGCTTTCAACCTTCTGAATGATCAACAAGTACTTGGTGAAGATGAACTGAGTGAACTCCTCTTTGGATCCATCAATCTTACCACTCCAAATCAGGTTCAG CAAGAGAATGCGGAAAGGGTAAACTTCCCCAGCAGCCCATATCATCTGGAAATGAACCCTCAACTCCATGATCTCTTGAATGCTGAGTTTTCCACCTCATGCACTCTCTCTGACAAAACTGCTCACACCGAACAATCCTCTGCCCAG GGTCAAGAAATGGAAGAAACAATGAACCCCTTTGCCAATAATGTTACTCTGGCCCTGGGTGAAAACTATTATCCAAGCTTTGAGCTGCAG CTCTATGGCAACACTAGTAGTGGGGAATCGTCTACTCAATCCGAGCTTAACAATGTTAACGCTGGTGCAACAGAAGATGAG GCTTGGGGGGAGGACTTCTTGGACTTCCTGCTTGGAAATGAGCCCTTTTGA
- the LOC126673488 gene encoding serine/arginine-rich splicing factor RS40-like isoform X1 encodes MRPIFCGNFEYDARQSELERLFRRYGRVERVDMKSGFAFIYMEDERDAEDAIRGLDRIEFGRKGRRLRVEWTKQERGIRRPGTGSSRKSSGTTRPSKTLFVINFDPHHTRTKDLERHFEPYGRIVSVRIRRNFAFVQYESQEDATKALEATNMSKLVDRVISVEYAVRDDDERRNGQSPDRGRDRSPDRRSNDRRRSPSPYRRERGSPDYGRGASPGPYRRERASPDYGRRRSPSPYRRDRASPDYGRTSSRSPYRRERPGSDHGRGSSRSPYRRGRGTPDNGRGDSASPYKKDRMSPENGHDRSRSPHRRERANPENGRGSSRSPYERDGASPENGGRTSPNEEKESPIDGGVESPMQERYQSRSPPGPDDE; translated from the exons ATGAGGCCCATTTTCTGTGGAAACTTTGAGTATGATGCTAGGCAGTCTGAATTGGAACGCCTTTTCAGACGATATGGAAGAGTTGAAAGAGTAGATATGAAATCTG GATTTGCTTTTATCTACATGGAAGATGAGAGAGATGCTGAAGATGCAATTCGAGGACTCGATAGAATAGAGTTTGGCCGCAAAGGGCGCAGGCTGCGGGTTGAATGGACTAAG CAAGAGCGAGGCATTAGAAGGCCTGGTACTGGTAGTTCTAGAAAATCTTCAGGTACTACTAGGCCATCCAAGACCTTGTTTGTTATCAACTTTGATCCGCATCATACAAGGACAAAGGACTTGGAGAGGCACTTTGAACCATATGGAAGGATAGTGAGCGTTAGAATTAGAAGAAATTTTGCATTTGTGCAGTATGAGTCACAGGAGGATGCAACCAAGGCATTAGAAGCTACAAATATGAG CAAGTTAGTGGATCGAGTTATTTCAGTGGAGTATGCAGTTCGGGATGATGATGAAAGGAGGAACGGACAGAGTCCTGACAGAGGTCGCGACAGATCACCGGATAGGCGAAGCAATGATAGGAGGAGGTCTCCAAGTCCTTACCGAAGAGAAAGAGGAAGTCCTGATTATGGTCGTGGTGCCAGCCCTGGTCCTTACCGCAGAGAAAGAGCTAGCCCAGACTATGGTCGTCGTCGCAGCCCAAGCCCCTATAGGAGGGATAGGGCTAGCCCTGATTATGGGCGGACCTCGAGTCGCAGTCCATACAGGCGAGAAAGACCTGGCAGTGACCATGGTCGGGGTTCTAGCCGCAGTCCTTATCGTAGGGGAAGAGGTACTCCTGACAACGGGCGTGGAGACAGTGCTAGTCCTTATAAAAAGGATAGAATGAGCCCGGAGAATGGTCATGACCGTAGCCGTAGTCCACATAGAAGAGAAAGGGCTAATCCCGAGAATGGTCGGGGTTCCAGTCGAAGTCCATATGAAAGGGATGGAGCGAGTCCTGAGAATGGTGGTCGGACGTCCCCAAACGAAGAGAAGGAGAGCCCAATTGATGGTGGAGTTGAAAGCCCAATGCAAGAGAGATACCAGAG TCGTTCACCCCCAGGCCCAGATGATGAATGA
- the LOC126673488 gene encoding serine/arginine-rich splicing factor RS40-like isoform X2 yields the protein MEDERDAEDAIRGLDRIEFGRKGRRLRVEWTKQERGIRRPGTGSSRKSSGTTRPSKTLFVINFDPHHTRTKDLERHFEPYGRIVSVRIRRNFAFVQYESQEDATKALEATNMSKLVDRVISVEYAVRDDDERRNGQSPDRGRDRSPDRRSNDRRRSPSPYRRERGSPDYGRGASPGPYRRERASPDYGRRRSPSPYRRDRASPDYGRTSSRSPYRRERPGSDHGRGSSRSPYRRGRGTPDNGRGDSASPYKKDRMSPENGHDRSRSPHRRERANPENGRGSSRSPYERDGASPENGGRTSPNEEKESPIDGGVESPMQERYQSRSPPGPDDE from the exons ATGGAAGATGAGAGAGATGCTGAAGATGCAATTCGAGGACTCGATAGAATAGAGTTTGGCCGCAAAGGGCGCAGGCTGCGGGTTGAATGGACTAAG CAAGAGCGAGGCATTAGAAGGCCTGGTACTGGTAGTTCTAGAAAATCTTCAGGTACTACTAGGCCATCCAAGACCTTGTTTGTTATCAACTTTGATCCGCATCATACAAGGACAAAGGACTTGGAGAGGCACTTTGAACCATATGGAAGGATAGTGAGCGTTAGAATTAGAAGAAATTTTGCATTTGTGCAGTATGAGTCACAGGAGGATGCAACCAAGGCATTAGAAGCTACAAATATGAG CAAGTTAGTGGATCGAGTTATTTCAGTGGAGTATGCAGTTCGGGATGATGATGAAAGGAGGAACGGACAGAGTCCTGACAGAGGTCGCGACAGATCACCGGATAGGCGAAGCAATGATAGGAGGAGGTCTCCAAGTCCTTACCGAAGAGAAAGAGGAAGTCCTGATTATGGTCGTGGTGCCAGCCCTGGTCCTTACCGCAGAGAAAGAGCTAGCCCAGACTATGGTCGTCGTCGCAGCCCAAGCCCCTATAGGAGGGATAGGGCTAGCCCTGATTATGGGCGGACCTCGAGTCGCAGTCCATACAGGCGAGAAAGACCTGGCAGTGACCATGGTCGGGGTTCTAGCCGCAGTCCTTATCGTAGGGGAAGAGGTACTCCTGACAACGGGCGTGGAGACAGTGCTAGTCCTTATAAAAAGGATAGAATGAGCCCGGAGAATGGTCATGACCGTAGCCGTAGTCCACATAGAAGAGAAAGGGCTAATCCCGAGAATGGTCGGGGTTCCAGTCGAAGTCCATATGAAAGGGATGGAGCGAGTCCTGAGAATGGTGGTCGGACGTCCCCAAACGAAGAGAAGGAGAGCCCAATTGATGGTGGAGTTGAAAGCCCAATGCAAGAGAGATACCAGAG TCGTTCACCCCCAGGCCCAGATGATGAATGA
- the LOC126671114 gene encoding protein DETOXIFICATION 49-like has protein sequence MCHHLNTSPVSCKCSCLISIKDEPNIYTPFLIPKSPPPNQHETHLSLAIREAVSIARIALPMILTGLLLYSRSMISMLFLGRLGDLALAGGSLAMGFANITGYSVLSGLAMGMEPICGQAFGAQKHTLLGLTLQRTIILLLFISFPISLLWLNMKTILLFCGQDLTIATQAHSFLLYSLPDLLAQSFLHPLRIYLRTQSINLPLTFCAVFSILMHIPINYFLVTHLNLGIKGVALSGVWTNFNLVASLIIYILISGVHKKTWGGISMECFKEWKFLLNLAIPSCISVCLEWWWYEIMTLLCGLLLNPRATVASMGILIQTTSLIYIFPSSLSFSVSTRVGNELGASQPKKAKLAAMVGLGCSFVVGFSALSFTVSVRKIWASMFTQDKEIIALTSLVLPIIGLCELGNCPQTTGCGVLRGTARPKVGANINLGCFYLVGTPVAIWLAFLAGFDFQGLWLGLMAAQGSCVLTMLLVLGSTDWDFQARRAKELTGTLVDDKEHAFDDEYKPPQADINKG, from the coding sequence ATGTGCCACCACCTCAACACTTCTCCTGTCTCCTGCAAATGCAGCTGCCTAATCTCCATCAAAGATGAGCCCAACATCTACACCCCATTCCTCATCCCCAAAAGCCCACCACCCAACCAGCATGAAACCCACCTCTCCCTCGCAATCAGAGAAGCTGTTTCCATTGCCAGAATTGCCCTCCCCATGATACTCACTGGTCTTCTTCTCTACTCCCGCTCCATGATCTCTATGCTCTTTCTTGGCCGTCTCGGCGACCTTGCTTTAGCCGGCGGCTCTCTCGCTATGGGGTTTGCCAATATAACCGGCTATTCTGTTCTCTCTGGTCTGGCCATGGGAATGGAGCCCATCTGCGGCCAAGCTTTTGGGGCCCAAAAACACACCCTTCTCGGCCTCACTCTGCAAAGAACTATCATTCTGCTTCTCTTCATTTCCTTCCCCATCTCTCTCCTTTGGCTCAATATGAAGACGATTCTTCTCTTCTGCGGCCAAGATTTGACAATAGCCACCCAGGCACACTCATTTCTCCTTTATTCTCTTCCTGATCTCTTAGCTCAGTCTTTTCTGCACCCATTAAGAATTTATCTAAGAACGCAATCCATCAACTTACCTCTCACATTCTGTGCTGTTTTCTCTATTCTTATGCATATACCCATCAATTATTTTCTCGTAACACACCTTAATTTAGGAATTAAAGGCGTTGCTTTAAGCGGTGTATGGACTAATTTCAACCTTGTAGCCTCCTTAATAATCTACATACTTATCTCCGGAGTTCACAAGAAAACATGGGGTGGTATTTCAATGGAATGCTTCAAAGAATGGAAATTCCTGTTGAATTTAGCGATTCCAAGCTGTATCTCCGTTTGTCTGGAATGGTGGTGGTACGAAATCATGACTCTGCTCTGTGGGCTGTTACTCAACCCGAGAGCAACGGTGGCGTCAATGGGGATTTTGATACAGACAACTTCACTCATCTACATATTCCCATCTTCTTTAAGCTTCAGTGTGTCGACGAGGGTGGGCAATGAACTGGGTGCTAGCCAGCCCAAGAAAGCAAAACTAGCCGCCATGGTAGGCCTGGGATGCAGCTTCGTAGTGGGCTTTTCAGCTCTAAGTTTTACGGTTTCAGTGAGAAAAATATGGGCTAGCATGTTCACTCAGGACAAAGAAATTATTGCCTTAACATCACTTGTTTTGCCAATAATAGGATTGTGTGAATTAGGAAACTGCCCACAAACAACAGGTTGTGGTGTGTTAAGAGGGACAGCTAGGCCAAAAGTTGGGGCCAATATCAACTTGGGTTGTTTTTACCTTGTTGGTACGCCAGTGGCTATTTGGTTAGCTTTTCTCGCAGGTTTTGATTTTCAAGGCCTCTGGTTAGGACTCATGGCTGCTCAGGGCTCATGTGTTCTCACCATGCTGCTGGTTTTGGGTTCCACAGATTGGGATTTTCAAGCTCGCAGAGCTAAAGAGCTCACTGGAACTCTTGTGGACGATAAGGAACATGCTTTTGATGACGAATATAAGCCGCCACAAGCTGATATTAATAAGGGCTAA